CGTGGGAAGGTCCTGTCTCCGGAGATCGAGGTCACGTATCACGTCTGTTTTCGGGATTTCTGGAACTGCGCGGGCAGTGGCCCGATGTCAGCGCGTGGCCCGGTGTCACACTGAGGATGCTCGACTGTTCACTTGCTGAACAGTGCCGGCTGATGCGAAACCAAGATGAGACGCTGTACTGGGAATTCGTTTGATGGGAGGTTCGCTGGAAACTGCACTGCAGCAGCGTTTGCAGGTCCTTGAAAGATCAGGACGCAGACGTTTTGTCAAGCAGGTTGAATGTCTGGCACACGGACGATGTGTCATTGAAGGTCAGGAACTCGTCAATTTCGGATCCAACGACTATTTGAGTCTTGCCCATGATCCACGTGTTTGCGCCGCTTTTGCAGAAGCAGCGGGCCGTCAGGCGGGAGCGACCGCCAGTGCCCTGATTGCAGGACGATCCCGCCTGCATGCCGAGCTGGAGGACCAACTGGCGGACTTTGAAGAATGTGAAGCGGCTCTGCTGTTTCCCACGGGATTCGCTGCCAATCTGGGTACCATTCAGGGAATTGTACGACCTCAGGATGTGATATTCAGTGAACAGGAAAATCATGCGAGTCTGATTGATGCCATGCGAGCCACAAAGGCAGCGGTTTCGGTTTATAGTCGTCACGACCTTCGAGATCTGGTGTCTCAGATCAGTAAGATACGGTCCGACTATCAGTTCGGATTTTTGATCACTGACGGTGTGTTTAGTATGGATGGTAGTGTGGCACCGTTGAGGGAACTGTGTGACATTGCGGATGAGTTCCGGCTTTCTGTCATTGTTGATGATGCTCACGGAACCGGTGTCGTCGGGCCCGGCGGGCGTGGAGCGTGTGATTTAGCCGACGTTCAGGTGCGTCCATATGTTCATATCGGGACGCTCAGTAAGGCACTAGGATGTCTGGGCGGATTTGCAGCCGGCAGTCGGGTCACAATTGAATGGCTGCGAAATCGTGCGAGAACTCAATTTTTTTCAACTGCTCTTCCGCCAGCTGTGTGTGCGGCCGCTCTTGAAAGTTTGAAGATCGTCCGCTCAGAACCGGAGCGGCGATTGAAACTGATGGAACGAAACCGATTTGCACGGTCGTGCGCCCGTTCTGCAGGTTTAAACGTCCTCGGCCCCGCTGAAGCCCCTATTCTTGCGGTGACGGTTCCCGGGGAGCAGGACATCATGGCGATCTCAATGCAGTTACAGCACGACGGCTGGTTCGTACCTGCGATTCGACCTCCAACGGTCCCCAGCGGCTCCAGTCGCTTTAGACTTTCACTCACCGTTGATCACGAACCTGATGACATCGTTGCAGTACTGAATCAAATTGCTGAATTAATCAGTTAATGTGTGCCGTCACATCAGACGCGGACTGAGTCATGCCACCAATCGTGTTATTAGACGACACAGACGTTCCCGATGACCTGCTGAACCTTTCTCAGAGTCGGGATGGTTTTACGGAAGAGTTTCCGTTTACGTCCCGCTGGATTCGGATCGGCGCATCGATTCAGCATTTTGTTGACGAGGGCAGTGGTCCGGTATTGTTGATGGTCCACGGAAATCCAACATGGAGTTTTGCCTGGCGGCATTTGATTCGAAACCTGAGTGTGGATTATCGCGTGATCGCGATTGATCATCTTGGCTGCGGCTTTTCAGAGAAACCGCAGACAGATGTTTACACACTGGAGCAGCACATCAAAAGGCTGGAGCAGCTGATACTTGCTCTCGATCTGAGAAACGTCACCTTGTTTGCGCATGACTGGGGAGGAGCTATTGGCATGGGATGCGCCGGACGGCAACCTGATCTGTTTTCCCGTTTCGTTCTGTTGAACACGGCTGCATTTCGAAGTCGCCGAATTCCGCTAAGAATCTCTGCCTGTCGGATTCCCCTGCTGGGACCATTCGGTGTTCAGCGAATGAATTTGTTTTCGCTGGCGGCCGTGCAAATGGCGGTGACTCGACCGCTAACATCATCTGCCAAAGCGGGTCTGCTGGCACCCTATGATTCTGTCGAGAACCGTATTGCCGTGAGGGAATTTGTTCTGGATATTCCCATGAAACCCACTCATCGCAGCTATCAGACGCTGGTCAGGGTTGAGGAATCTTTGTCGAAACTGGCAAACAGACCAATGCAGCTCATCTGGGGTATGAGAGACTGGTGTTTTACACCTGAGTTCCTTTACGAGTTCGAACGGCGTTTTCCGAATGCAGCAGTTCACAGGATTTCTAGTGCCGGTCACTATGTATTTGAAGACGCGGCTGATGACGTGCTGGAGACGAGTCAACGGTTTTTGAAGCTGACAGCTGACTATTCGTAGCCCCGTCACGGTGTTCCGGTTGAGTAGGTACAAAACGTGAAACATGCACTGCTGCAAAACAGTCAGGGTACTTTTCCAGAGGTCGTACTCGACGATGTGTTTCCTGAAGGTATCGTCGACATCGCTTACGGTGCAGAAGCCGCGTCTCTGATCCTGGCCACGGCAGCCGGCTCACTGACACTACTGCACCGGAATGGATCTCTTCTGAAAACGAATCGTAATTTTGAAGGTGTGAGGTCTGTTGTTTGGGCCGATACAGGAAATTTTGGCGCGGCGATCGTCGGAAACAACAAAATCATTTGCTTCGATTCCGGTTTGCAGACGTTGTGGGATGTCAGGATTACAGGACAGGTGCGTTCAATCGCAATCACTCCGCATGGTAGTCATTTGGCGATTTGTGATAATTCGGCCCGGGCGCATATCGTGACAACGGACCGACAGCAGATAGCAAAATTCAATACGACACAGACTCTAGACTTTGTACAGTTCGTCGCCGAACGCCCCCGGCTGATCGGTGCCGCGGAATTCGGTCATCTCTGCTGCTATTCTCTCACTGGTGAAGCATTGTGGAGCCAGCAACTTTCCTGCAACGTTGGAGCACTAGCCGTGTCCGGTTGTGGGCGACGAATTTTGCTGGCCGGATTTAACCACGGTATTCAGATGTTGAATGGTCGCGGACATCAGCGGGGATCTTTCATGCTGGATGGCATACCGGCGACCGTCAGTGTCTCCGCCAGCCGGCGACGAATGGCCGTCTTAACACTCGAGTCAAGAGTCTACTGGATGAATTTTGAAGGAGACATGCTGTGGGCTGGCGATCTGTCGATGGATCCACCCACTCGCATCGCCGCAGGTCCACTCGGTGAACGTCTGTTTCTGGTCACTCAGTCGGGGCGTCTGCTACAACTGCAGTGGTGACGGTTCCGATTGGCGGAAGTGACCGGCCGGAGAGTTCCGACAGTACTAATCTGTAATAATTCAACGCCGGGGAAATGAAACCGGACAACGACGGTCGCCGCTGTGATGATGTGAGGCAAACCGAAATCCAGTTGCGTATTCGTCTGTCACACATGGACAGTCACAGCACACTGTTGACGGAGTTTTTAAAGCATCCGACACACAACGATTAAATCGTTACACAGACACACATCGAATGCGAATTACTTTCCTGGGAGCTGCGGGTGAAGTCACCGGCAGCCAGCATCTGATCGAAACTGATACCAAGCGGGTTCTGCTCGACTGCGGGCTGTTTCAGGGACCGGAAAGCGAAACAAGACTCAAGAACGAGAAATTCCACTGCGATCCTCCACATGTCGACTGCGTGATTCTTTCTCATGCCCACATCGACCACTCAGGACGTCTTCCCGCACTATACGCTGCCGGATTTCGCGGACCGGTGTACTGTACTCGCGCAACTGCAGATATTGCGGCAGTGATGCTGCGGGACACCGCCAGAATTCACCTGGAAGATGCACGATACGCGAACAGAAGGCGGGAACGCGGTGCTTCTGAAATCAAGCCTCTGTATGACGAAAACGATGTGAGAAAAGTCTGCCGGTCGTTTGAGTACCTGACAATGGGAAACTGGGACGTACCCGCCGAAGACATGAGATTGAGATTTCGCCATGCCGGTCACATCCTCGGCTCCGTGATTTGTGAACTCGAACTGATGGAAAACGGAGAATGGAAGCGAATCGTGTTCACGGGGGATCTGGGACGTCGGGACAAACCGCTACTGATTGATCCCGAAACCGTCGACCGTTGCGACGTGGTGATTACCGAATCCACCTACGGTAACCGGATCCACCCGCATTCCGGTGACGTCAAAGCCGAATTGCAGCGTGTGGTCAGTGAGACGGCTTTGCGGGGGGGACGAGTCGTTATTCCGGCATTTAGTCTTGGAAGAACCCAGTTGATTGTCTATCTGCTGAATGAACTGCGGAACGAACAGTCACTGTGTCGTATCCCGGTCTATATCGACAGTCCTCTGGCCACACGGTTGACCGACATCTACCGCGGGCATCAGCAACACGTGGACGACGATGTGCGTGCGACCCTGCGATTCGATGATGACATGTTTGACTTTGACGGGCTGACGTATATTCAGTCACGCAGCGAAAGCGTTGCACTGAACCGTTCTTCCGAACCATTTGTGGTGATTTCCGCCAGCGGCATGTGTGAGCATGGTCGAGTCGTTCACCACATAAAACATGCTGTCGGAAACGACTTAAATACGATTCTGATTATCGGGTTTCAGGCACGCGGGACTTTGGGTCGTCAGCTTGTCGAACAGCGGGACACCGTCCGGATTTTCGGCCGTCCTTATTCACGCCGCTGTCGCGTGGAAACCATTAACGGACTTTCGGCCCACGGCGATGCCGAAGATCTCAAATGGTGGTTCGAGTGTCTGCGTAGAAACGGTGGCACTGGCCGGGCGTTTATCGTCCACGGGGAACAGCAGGCTGCTGAATCACTCGGTAAGCTCATTTATGACTGCTGCGATCAAGCCCCCCTGGTGCCCGGGCCGGGCGACATGTACGACATCTAGGCCAGACACCGGATGTAAGGACTCATGTTGGTGTTCCATTTCCATAGCCGACATTGACGCCCGGGCTGCGTCGCCATGTGCATCACGGATGCCTGTTCCCATCGCGACTACGCACCGGAAATGACATTGTTGTCCTCGCTCAGGCACTTCGCTAATCTGTATCAGCGGTTGTGAGTCAGGCATAGAACAGACAAAACGGCCGGCTGTCAGGGGGAAGGTTTGCTTTTTATTTGCGGCGTTGAGTGTATGTTTTGCATGCCGTGCCCGTGAATATCTGTGCCCACGGTGTGACGGAGTTTATTGGTCTTAATTTTGATGCAGTAAAAGAAGACGGGACATTGAGTGTGTCCTGGCTGAGGAATTCTCATGACGGAACGTGTCACAATCATCGGATCCGGGCCGGCCGGCTGGACGGCAGCAATTTACGCGGCACGGGCAAATTTGAAACCTGTGGTCTACGAGGGGGCGTTTAACGAAGACAATCGCCAGAAAGGAACATTGCCGCTCGGACAACTGGCCCTTACTACTGAAGTCGAGAATTTTCCCGGGTTTCCGTCCGGTGATATGACAGGATACCTTGACTCGTCAATTGACGACAGCAAACGCCGGTACATGGCTCCACACGAAAAACAGGGAGTGTCCGGTCCTGAGCTGATGGAACTCATGCGTCAGCAGGCCACCAACTTTGGTGCCGAGGTTGTCACCGATGACATCGCTGAACTCAATCTGTCAGATCGTCCGTTTAAGGTTCGAAGCCTGAGCGGAACCGAATTTGACACTCATACGGTGATCATTGCTACTGGCGCCCGAGCCAATTATCTCGGCCTGGAGTCCGAAGACCGTTTCAAAAATATGGGAGTTTCAGCCTGCGCCGTGTGTGATGGAGCATTGCCCCGATTTCGGAACAGCCCGCTCGTCGTTGTCGGAGGTGGTGACAGTGCCATGGAAGAATCAACGTTTCTTGCCAAGTATGCGTCTGCAGTTTACATCGTTCATCGTCGCGACGAATTTAGAGCGAGTAAAATCATGGCCGACCGGGCACTCAACAATGAAAAGATTCACGTCAAGTGGAATTCCGTGATCGATGAAGTACTCGGCGATGATGAAAATGGTGTTACCGGAGTACGCATTCGAAACGTCAATGACGAGGGTCAGACAGAACAGCTGAGCGTATCCGGCTATTTTTCCGCAATCGGGCACACTCCTAACACGGACTTCCTTGATGGTCAGCTGGACACAAATGAAAGTGGTTATCTGACATGGACTCAGCCTCCACGCACCAACACAAGTGTGGACGGCGTATTTGCAGCCGGTGATGTGGCTGACGACCGATACAAGCAGGCGATTACTGCAGCCGGTACGGGCTGTGCCGCAGCGCTCGATGCCGAACGCTGGCTTGCCGATCAGGGGCTGGAATAAACATTGGTAATCTGGCTGACACCGGTAATCGGCTCGGCATTGATTTCTGGTGAGCGAGCGACGGACCTTGGAACAACGCAGTCCATTTCATGATTAAACAGTAAACTGACTCTGTATCATCATGATCCCGGTATCCGTTTCAAAGGCACCTTCCCGACGGCGTCCCCTCAAATTCACACTGCGGTTATGTACTGAGCCTGATGATGTACCCGGTGTCCGGAACGAACAGTGTGCTTCCCGGAGTTGGGCCATTTCCAAACGGGACGGAACCAACCCGTAGCCTCAGAAACGGCAGTGTTCCGCAGACGTTACTGAATCCTGCTGCAGCGCCACAGTTTTTCTGTTGGCTTGTAGTCTCGAAAGAATCGATGATTCCCGAATGGACTCTACCGTCGTGACGTTTAGTCAATTCCGGGTGGTCGAATGGCAATTACACCCTCGTCCGGACTGGATGCAGTGGCATACAGTTTTCGAGCGATACGTCCAGCCAGCCACGCCTGCCTCCCCGCCAGACAGGCGTTTTGCATAGCTACGGCCATTCGTGGTGGGTCAGCGGCTCCGGCAATCCCGGTATTAAGCAGTACACCGTCACATCCAAGTTCCATAGCCACCGCAACATCACTGGCCGTTCCGACTCCGGCATCGACAATTACAGGATACGCTGCATCGTCTTCTTTGAGATATTCCAGGCAGATTTTGAGATTTCCGGGATTCAAAATTCCTTGACCGCTGCCGATCGGACTTCCGGCAGGCATCACCGACACCGCTCCCGCCTCCTTGAGCCGCATGGAGCTGATTGGATCATCAGACGTATAACAAAGCACCTGAAATCCGTCATCAACCAGTTGGCGGCAGGCTTCAATTGTTGCCACCGGATCCGGCAGAAGTGTGCGGGTATCGCCGAGGACTTCGAGTTTTACCCAGTCGGCACCGCAATTTTCGAGTCCTCGGAGAATCTCACGTCCCAGTCTGGCAACTCGTACAGCATCTTCCGCAGTAAAACAGCCGGCTGTATTAGGCAGAATTGTATATTTTTTGAGATCAATAAAGTCCAGAATATTACGGCCGTCCGCGTCGACCAGACGCTCACGCCGAACGGCCACCGTGACGACCTCGGCGCCGCTGAGCGCGAGACATTCCTGCATTTGCTCATACGAGCTATATTTTCCTGTACCGACGAAAAGACGTGAATTCAGCTGATGAGTTCCCAGCTGGATATCAGTGTCTGATGTCGCGGTGTCTACGGCCGTCATTTGAGTTCGCCCTGGTCTGTCCTGAGATTAAATTCAATAGTCATTCGAACTACGGTCAGCCACCGCCCACCAGCGTGACAATCTCCAGTGTGTCACCGTCAGCTAGACGTGTGTCAGAGTGATTCTCTCTGGGAATTACTTCGTGATTTTGCTCGACGGCACAATATCGATTATTGATCCCCAGCCGCTCCAGAAGTTCGGCCATTGTGAAATTGTCGGGCAGCGTGTGATGTTCACCGTTTACGAACACACGAAGCATCATTTCCTCCAGATCGAACAAACCGCAGTAAAGTGAGCGCCACTCAGACCAATTCTAGCGGAATCCCGACGTGGTTGAAGGATCATTCGTTTGCACTCATATGATCTTTCGCCGGTAATCCCTCTGAGACCAGAGGACCAGAGCGCAACGGTATGTGCGATCAGGCAATTCAACCGATACAGAATCTGAGTACCCGAATGGCGTCCTATCCACGATGACGGGCCAAATGCCTGATGCGCGGTATCAGCCTGTTACAGAGTCGGGTAATCGAGGACATTTAACGACTCACAGCAGAACCGCACGACCGGCAGGCCTTGCCGAAGCCTGTGCCGCATCCGCAAAAACGGCACAGCAGCCACGCCTCGTGGAAACATCCGCTAAATCTACTGCGTAGACTGCTGTATTTGACTGGTTTTGCTCGGTGCGAATCAATTGTGCTGTCGATTAACAAAATGGAGAAGTGCAGTTCGGATTTTAATCCTTTGACTTCCCTGACTTAATTTGTGATCCGTCACCACGGAGGGTGATGTGCGAGTTTCCGGTCAATTGACAAATGGAGATGCCGTGGCCTGGATCGGTGTGGCGTCACCATCCTGCCCGCATCGACTGGAGTCCCTGCTGGAGGGCAGGTTCAATATCGGCCGCGGCAGGACTTGTCACTTGAGGCTCGGGCATGACTCGATTCCCGAGCTGCTGGCTGTGATTGTTGCAGACCGCATCAACGCCCGGATTTTATGCCAGTGCAGTTCGCCTCCCGTGTTGCTTAACGGCGAGCCTGTACAGGATTCGCCACTGAGTGACGGAGACCTGCTGGAGATGGGCCCGTATACTCTGGTGTTCCAGCGGTTGCGTAGTGAAGCGGCTTCGTCGAACTTAACTGGTGATGATACCGTTGATGCCTCAAAAGCCACTGCGGAAGAAATCGTTGATGCTCTGGAAGAAGAACTTACGGTTGTCGAAGAGCTGGACCATTCGCCGTTGGAGGGGTGGCGGGAACTGGCCGCACGTCTGCTGTACGATGATTCCGACGCATCTGAACGACGCGATGTCATTCCGATTGACGACGTGCATTCGCTGATGCTGAAACTGGAAGAAGGGCAACAGAATCTGCAGCTGCAGCAGGAATCAATCCTTCAGCAGTTGACCGAGCTAAGGCGACAACAGAGTCTTCTGACAGAATCGCTTCTTCCTTCGTCTGACTCGGACTCCGTCGTGCCACTTCGCTCAGTGTCTCCGCCCCGTCGAGTCAGCGCCTAGGACAGAGTGCACGAAGCAACTCCGTTCGCGTTTTGACAGGTCTCCGATCATACATCCAGGATGCAGGAAGCGGGTTCAGTATGTTTCCTGTTCCTGTTTTACAGCGATGTCGGACGATTCTTTGGTGCACGGCTCAGGCCGGTAACTGCAGCGATCCTGTACGCTAACCAGCCCTGCAACCCGCTTTGGCTGTTCATTCAGTCAACGACTGAAAACCAGATTTATCAGTGAATGACGTATGGTCCGTCTTCAATCAGCTGGTGGACAGATTAAACTTGTGAAGGTGCTGCTTCTTCAGAGAAAACTCGCAGAAGCCTGATCTTAGTGATTCAGGAGTTTAAACAATGAAACGATGTGCGGTTTGTGCAGTGTTACTGATGGTGATGTCTATATGTCACGCCGAGGATGATTCCGTCACTCCGGACAAACCCAAGCCACCGGAACCTCAATATGAGTCGGAAGGGATCAGTATCCCGCCGGCCCATTCCGATGAGCCCATCGCGGAACTATCGATTGACCGGGCAGGTGCGTATCTTGATCACGGAGCCGTAGCCTGGACAAGGGAGAAACAGTGCATCACTTGCCACACCAACGGTACGTATCTGTTCATGCGACCGTCACTGACATCCACACTGGGGCCACCTTCCGACGAGGTTCGGGAATTCTTTGTTGAACAATTAGCGGAACTGCAGCAGACAGAAGCAGACGAACTCAGGGATGGAGTTGGCCCCGCACAGTTGATTTACCTGGCTGCCGGCCTTGCTGAGTGGGACGCTCATGTCTCTGAAGCCGTTTCCGATGAAACGGATGCTGCTCTGAAACTAATGCTGGAGATTCAGGATGACAATGGTGCGTGGGGAGCGGTCTCCTGCTGGCCTCCACTGGAATCTAGTGCTTATCAGCAGGCAACCATGGCAGCCATGGCGCTGACGGCGTGCCCGGACTGGCTGGCTGACGTCGTGAACGAATCAGTCACGGAACGAATTGAACGTCTGAAAACCTATCTGCGGGATACGCCTCCGCCACACGATTATGGAAAAGTGCTCAAACTGTGGACATCAACACGCATGGACGGAATTGTGTCATCGGAGGAGCAGGAGCAAATCCTTTCTGTCATTCTGCAGAACCAACGTTCCGATGGTGGGTGGAATATGAGAGATTTCGCATTACCGGAAGAATGGGGGGATGGAAGCCGGGCAGAGAAACTGCGAAGCGAATTACTGGATACCAGTACTGGTGCGGCGTCATCGGCAGCAATGAGCGACGGGCATATGACCGGGCTTGTTTTGATTGTTCTGCAGCAACTGAAGGTGCCAGGCACCTCAGAAGCTGTTCACCGCGGCGTCGTCTGGCTTAAACAGCATCAGCGTGAATCCGGTCGCTGGTGGACACGTTCGCTGAATACAGATCGGCTGCATTTCATCACATTCAGCGGGACGGCCTATCCCTTGCTGGCATTACAGCTGTTCGAAGAACAATAAAACAAAAAGCATGAATCCGGACGGCCCTGTATGTATCGCCTGATACCGCAGTGCGGTGACACCGGGCAGATGTGTTCGGGACTCTATTTGTCAACACGAGAAAGCCCGCGGCTGGAGCGGTTCGTTCGGGTGATCGGTGTCAGCTTATCGATCGGACACAGATTGCTCGAACTTCTGCGGATGAAGTGAGGGTAAAACTCTTGAGAATCAGAGTACTTCATGTGCTGGTACCATCAGTGGGATGGTTTATGATTTCCGCCGTGTCGCTGTTTGCGGAAGAGACGGTAAGCTTTTCTCGCGATATTCGTCCGGTCCTCTCAGACAATTGTTTTTTCTGTCATGGACCGAATCGCCAGGAAGCTGACCTCAGACTCGATATTTCTGCACTTGCTTACGAATCGGGAGCGGTTGTGCCTCACGACACGACCGCGAGTGAATTGATTCAGCGAATCACTGCTGTTAACCCCGATTCGCGCATGCCACCGCCTCATACCAATCGGCAACTTGACGCGGATGAGATTGCGGCCTTGCAGACATGGATTAAAGAAGGCGCACCGTACGAACAACACTGGGCCTTTCGGTCTGTACCGCCATTAAAACTGCCCGTCGTCAGCGACCCCGAGCGATGGACCCGGAATCCTGTCGATTGCTTTGTGCTCAGGCGTCTACAGCAGGAGAATGTTGCTCCAAATCCGCAGGCAGATCGTGAACGTCTATTGCGAAGACTCACCCTGGATCTCACCGGACTGACTCCGACAATTGATGAAATCGATGCGTACCTTTCCGATACATCAGAGTCTGCCTGGGACAAAGTCATCAGTCGTCTGCTGGAATCTCCTGCCTTTGGTGAACAGATGGCTCAACAGTGGGTTGATGTGGCACGCTACGCAGATACTTTTGGCTACGACAACGACAACGAAAACCATTTATGGCCCTGGCGAGACTGGGTGATCAGAGCTTTCAATCAAAACCTGCCGTACAGTGACTTCATTCGCTGGCAACTGGCGGGTGATCTGCTTCCGAATCCGTCTCAGGATCAAATGGTTGCTACGGCGTTCAATCGTCTGCATCGTCAAAACGCTGAGGGTGGCGTACTGCCGGAAGAATTTGTTGTTGAATACGTTGTGGACCGTACGCAGACCTTTGGAACCGCCTTTCTGGGCCTGACGATCGAATGTGCACGCTGTCATGACCACAAATTTGACCCGATTTCACAGAAGGATTTCTATCGACTGTATGCC
This Fuerstiella sp. DNA region includes the following protein-coding sequences:
- a CDS encoding thiazole synthase, giving the protein MTAVDTATSDTDIQLGTHQLNSRLFVGTGKYSSYEQMQECLALSGAEVVTVAVRRERLVDADGRNILDFIDLKKYTILPNTAGCFTAEDAVRVARLGREILRGLENCGADWVKLEVLGDTRTLLPDPVATIEACRQLVDDGFQVLCYTSDDPISSMRLKEAGAVSVMPAGSPIGSGQGILNPGNLKICLEYLKEDDAAYPVIVDAGVGTASDVAVAMELGCDGVLLNTGIAGAADPPRMAVAMQNACLAGRQAWLAGRIARKLYATASSPDEGVIAIRPPGID
- a CDS encoding alpha/beta fold hydrolase; translation: MPPIVLLDDTDVPDDLLNLSQSRDGFTEEFPFTSRWIRIGASIQHFVDEGSGPVLLMVHGNPTWSFAWRHLIRNLSVDYRVIAIDHLGCGFSEKPQTDVYTLEQHIKRLEQLILALDLRNVTLFAHDWGGAIGMGCAGRQPDLFSRFVLLNTAAFRSRRIPLRISACRIPLLGPFGVQRMNLFSLAAVQMAVTRPLTSSAKAGLLAPYDSVENRIAVREFVLDIPMKPTHRSYQTLVRVEESLSKLANRPMQLIWGMRDWCFTPEFLYEFERRFPNAAVHRISSAGHYVFEDAADDVLETSQRFLKLTADYS
- the thiS gene encoding sulfur carrier protein ThiS; translated protein: MLRVFVNGEHHTLPDNFTMAELLERLGINNRYCAVEQNHEVIPRENHSDTRLADGDTLEIVTLVGGG
- a CDS encoding MBL fold metallo-hydrolase, which translates into the protein MRITFLGAAGEVTGSQHLIETDTKRVLLDCGLFQGPESETRLKNEKFHCDPPHVDCVILSHAHIDHSGRLPALYAAGFRGPVYCTRATADIAAVMLRDTARIHLEDARYANRRRERGASEIKPLYDENDVRKVCRSFEYLTMGNWDVPAEDMRLRFRHAGHILGSVICELELMENGEWKRIVFTGDLGRRDKPLLIDPETVDRCDVVITESTYGNRIHPHSGDVKAELQRVVSETALRGGRVVIPAFSLGRTQLIVYLLNELRNEQSLCRIPVYIDSPLATRLTDIYRGHQQHVDDDVRATLRFDDDMFDFDGLTYIQSRSESVALNRSSEPFVVISASGMCEHGRVVHHIKHAVGNDLNTILIIGFQARGTLGRQLVEQRDTVRIFGRPYSRRCRVETINGLSAHGDAEDLKWWFECLRRNGGTGRAFIVHGEQQAAESLGKLIYDCCDQAPLVPGPGDMYDI
- a CDS encoding 8-amino-7-oxononanoate synthase — its product is MGGSLETALQQRLQVLERSGRRRFVKQVECLAHGRCVIEGQELVNFGSNDYLSLAHDPRVCAAFAEAAGRQAGATASALIAGRSRLHAELEDQLADFEECEAALLFPTGFAANLGTIQGIVRPQDVIFSEQENHASLIDAMRATKAAVSVYSRHDLRDLVSQISKIRSDYQFGFLITDGVFSMDGSVAPLRELCDIADEFRLSVIVDDAHGTGVVGPGGRGACDLADVQVRPYVHIGTLSKALGCLGGFAAGSRVTIEWLRNRARTQFFSTALPPAVCAAALESLKIVRSEPERRLKLMERNRFARSCARSAGLNVLGPAEAPILAVTVPGEQDIMAISMQLQHDGWFVPAIRPPTVPSGSSRFRLSLTVDHEPDDIVAVLNQIAELIS
- a CDS encoding FAD-dependent oxidoreductase, yielding MTERVTIIGSGPAGWTAAIYAARANLKPVVYEGAFNEDNRQKGTLPLGQLALTTEVENFPGFPSGDMTGYLDSSIDDSKRRYMAPHEKQGVSGPELMELMRQQATNFGAEVVTDDIAELNLSDRPFKVRSLSGTEFDTHTVIIATGARANYLGLESEDRFKNMGVSACAVCDGALPRFRNSPLVVVGGGDSAMEESTFLAKYASAVYIVHRRDEFRASKIMADRALNNEKIHVKWNSVIDEVLGDDENGVTGVRIRNVNDEGQTEQLSVSGYFSAIGHTPNTDFLDGQLDTNESGYLTWTQPPRTNTSVDGVFAAGDVADDRYKQAITAAGTGCAAALDAERWLADQGLE
- a CDS encoding FHA domain-containing protein codes for the protein MRVSGQLTNGDAVAWIGVASPSCPHRLESLLEGRFNIGRGRTCHLRLGHDSIPELLAVIVADRINARILCQCSSPPVLLNGEPVQDSPLSDGDLLEMGPYTLVFQRLRSEAASSNLTGDDTVDASKATAEEIVDALEEELTVVEELDHSPLEGWRELAARLLYDDSDASERRDVIPIDDVHSLMLKLEEGQQNLQLQQESILQQLTELRRQQSLLTESLLPSSDSDSVVPLRSVSPPRRVSA